In a genomic window of Thunnus thynnus chromosome 16, fThuThy2.1, whole genome shotgun sequence:
- the LOC137199220 gene encoding putative nuclease HARBI1 translates to MSFSGADLKPAFRLSRNSINMLVQMLPRQKAHGWSHEIEVLVTVYLLACGASYRAIHFRRTEEVEEVGAGFVRFAGHETSRCAASAIDGGALGEHRGDFVNRKSFHSINVQMTCDHQLMVTSVEAKWPGLVHDSRIFQESSLGHRFEQGHYDGLLLGDRGYPCTRFLMTPYPDPQTPPERCFNVALSKCRVRIEMTFEVIKSRFNCLRGLRVSPERACQITTACMVLHNIATMRKERAPHVPLVAPDIVDPITPDHPTGAAIRQAITNQFFM, encoded by the exons ATGTCCTTTTCTGGAGCTGACTTGAAACCAGCCTTCAGGCTATCCAGGAACAGCATCAACATGCTGGTCCAGATGCTGCCCCGGCAAAAAGCCCATGGATGGAGCCATGAAATTGAGGTGCTGGTCACAGTCTACTTACTTGCCTGTGGAGCCTCGTACAGG GCTATTCATTTCCGCAGAAcagaggaggtagaggaggtgGGGGCTGGCTTTGTTCGCTTTGCTGGCCATGAGACATCTCGCTGTGCTGCCAGTGCCATCGATGG TGGAGCCTTAGGGGAACATAGGGGTGACTTTGTTAACAGGAAGTCCTTTCATAGTATCAATGTTCAG ATGACTTGTGACCACCAATTGATGGTCACAAGTGTGGAGGCCAAATGGCCTGGCTTGGTTCACGACTCCCGCATTTTCCAGGAGTCATCACTGGGTCATCGGTTTGAGCAAG GGCACTATGATGGGCTTCTGCTGGGGGACAGAGGATACCCTTGTACAAGGTTCTTGATGACCCCCTATCCTGACCCACAGACACCACCAGAGAGGTGCTTTAATGTGGCCCTCAGTAAATGCCGGGTGAGGATTGAGATGACCTTTGAGGTCATCAAGTCTCGTTTTAACTGTCTCCGGGGTTTGAGAGTCTCTCCTGAGAGGGCCTGCCAGATCACAACAGCATGCATGGTGCTCCACAACATCGCCACCATGCGAAAGGAGAGAGCCCCTCATGTGCCATTGGTGGCACCTGACATTGTTGACCCCATCACCCCGGATCACCCCACTGGAGCAGCCATTAGACAGGCCATTACTAATCagttttttatgtaa